A region of the Coleofasciculus sp. FACHB-T130 genome:
TAGCTGGCGATCAGGTAGGCGCTGGTATAGATGAGTGGGTTCTGGTTAGCCGTGGGAGTGCTGCCCGGATTGTAGATGGCAGCGAAAAGCGTCCTCTCGATGCGATGGTGGTGGCGATTATTGACACGGTCAGTGTAGACAATCGCCTCCTGTACAGCAAGAAAGAACAATATCGTTAGTTACTTTGTTCAGTTAGTGAGGTTTAGAGATATGGCAGCCCGCAGCTTTGCGGCTCCCCCGACCCCTTGGTCAAAAAGTTTGGCGGAACCGAAGATTGACGCAAGCGCTTACGTGCATTCTTTTTCCAACATTATTGGAGATGTGCGGATTGGCCCTCAGGTGTTAATTGCACCGGGAACTTCGATCCGAGCTGATGAAGGAGCGCCATTCTACATCGGCGAAGGCACGAATATCCAAGATGGTGTCGTGGTTCACGGTTTGGAACAAGGTCGAGTCGTTGGGGATGACAATCAGGAATACTCGGTGTGGGTCGGGAAGAATGCTTCCTTAACCCATATGTCTTTGATTCACGGCCCCGCTTATGTTGGGGATAATTGCTTTATTGGCTTCCGCTCTACGGTATTTAACGCTAGGGTGGGCAAAGGCTGCATTGTGATGATGCACGCCTTGATTCAGGATGTAGAGATTCCTCCAGGAAAGTATGTACCTTCGGGAGCGGTGATTACCAATCAGCAGCAAGCTGACCGCTTATCGGATGTGCAAGCACAAGATACCGACTTTAGCCGTCATGTCGTTGGGATTAATGAGGCACTAAGAGCTGGCTATCTGTGTGCTGGAGATACTGCGTGTATTACACCTATTCGGGATGAGATGAGTCAACCCAACCAAGGTGGGCGCGATCGCCGTGCAGCTACACCAGCCTCGACGAGTGCCTCTTTTAGCGGTGACTTGGCACAACAAGTGCAAAGCCTGCTGAATCAAGGCTACAAGATTAGTACCGAATATGCGAACGAACGCCGCTTCCGCACCAGTTCCTGGACGAGTGGGAAAGCAATCGAAGCCCGGTCGGCATCGGAAGCGATCGCAGCTTTAGAAGCAATCGTAGCCGAACACCCAGGGGAATACGTGCGCTTAATTGGCATTGACTCCAAAGCCAAGCGACGGGTGCTAGAGCAAATTATCCAACGTCCCGACGGGCAGGCACCCACACAAGCCAAAGCAACTAAAACTGCTAACACTAAATCTAATAACGGTAGCACCCAATCACCCGCTAACACCGCTAGCTTCCAGGGTGGGGACTTGGCACAACAAGTGCAAAGCCTGCTGAATCAAGGCTACAAGATTAGTACCGAATATGCGAACGAACGCCGCTTCCGCACCAGTTCCTGGACAAGTGGTAAGGCAATCGAAGCTCGGTCAGCGTCAGAAGCGATCGCAGCGTTAGAAGCGATCGTAGCCGAACACCCAGGGGAATACGTGCGCTTGATTGGCATCGACTCCAAAGCCAAGCGACGGGTGCTAGAGCAAATTATCCAACGTCCCGGCGGGCAGGCACCCACACAAGCCAAAGCAACTAAAACTGCTAACACTAAATCTAACAACGGTAGCGCTCAATCACCGGCTAACACCGCTAGCGCACAGCTCGGCGGCGACTTGGCACAACAAGTGCAAAGCCTGCTGAATCAAGGCTACAAGATTAGTACCGAATATGCGAACGAACGCCGCTTCCGCACCAGTTCCTGGACGAGTGGGAAAGCAATCGAAGCTCGGTCGGCATCGGAAGCGATCGCAGCTTTAGAAGCAATCGTAGCCGAACACCCAGGGGAATACGTGCGCTTAATTGGCATTGACTCCAAAGCCAAGCGACGGGTGCTAGAGCAAATTATCCAACGTCCCGACGGCGCACCTACGGCGAAGGGTGCCAACACTGCCCCAGGCAATAGTTCAACAGCTAAGAGTTCAACAGCCAGCGCTCCGCAGATTGAAAACAGTTCTCTGTTAAATTCAGAAGCGATTGAGCAGGTGCGAAATATATTGGCTCAAGGCTACAAGATTGGCACGGAACACGCCGATGAGCGCCGCTTCCGCACCAGTTCTTGGCACACTTGCTCTCCGATTGAAACAAATCGGGAAGTAGAAGCGATCGCTGCTTTGGAAGCTTGCATGGCTAGCCACGCCGGAGAGTACGTGCGCTTCTTTGGAATTGACCCCAAAGCCAAGCGTCGCGTCAACAAACCGTTGCTGATTCAACAGCCAGCGAAGAGCGGTAGCCGCTAGAACAAGGATGAAGAATGTAAGGATGAAGAATGAAAAATTTCATTCTTCATCCTTTAGCAGGGATGAAGGGTAAAAAAGAAAAATTCAATTCTTGTTCCTTCAGCCAAAAGTTATTTCGCCACTCCTTACTTTCTAGCCCCATGCACTTGCCGCTACTGCCGCCACTTGGCAACTCTCAAGTTTATGTGAAAGGGGATGTAAGCATTGATGACGGTGCTGCGATCGGTCCGGGAGCAATCCTGCAAGCAGCTCCAGACAGTAAAATTATCATTGCTGCGGGTGTCTGCATCGGCATGGGAACCATTCTTCATGCCTACGAAGGCACCATAGAAGTGGAAACAGGGGCAGTATTGGGAGCTGGCGTCCTTGTCGTCGGCAAAAGCAAGATTGGTGCGAATGCCTGTATCGGTTCCACGACGACGGTTTTTAACAGTAACGTGGAGTCTTGGCAAGTCGTGCCACCGGGTTCTCTGTTCGGAGATAACACTCGTCAAATTGCCGATACTCCAACTGCTGATACCCCAACTGCCGACACCCCAACTGCCGCTTCCAGCGAGGCTGTTTTAGATCCGCAAGTCAACCAAGAGGACGTCCCCGCAGCATCCACTGGCGAGGAAACTCAAAATGGGCAAGCGATCGCTTCTACTCTCTCCACATCCAGCAGCGAAGACACCCCGAACGAGCTAACGCCGCCATCTCCAACCGCTGGGACTCCAGTCTATGGACAAGCGAACCTCAATCGGCTGCTGACGACTTTGTTTCCTCACTATAAATCCGCCAACCACCCCCCCAAAGACACTCAAAGTTCATAGTTTTGACTTTTGGCAGTTATCAGCACTAGCAATTATCAACTAATCTGTGACTGTGGGCATACTAAAGTTAGGCGCAAGAATAGTTTCTCTGGGAGGTCATCGGTGGAGGTACAACAGCCAGGACTGGCTCGATTTGAGCGGCAAAGTCAATCCAAAAGCTTTAAAGACACTGCTTTGGGCATGGTTTCGACTCAGAGTTTCCCTGCGATCATCGGCTGTGCCGATATGATGCTGAAGTCCGCTGGGGTAACGCTCATCGGGTTTGAGAAAATTGGTAGTGGTTACTGTACTGCGATTGTCCGAGGTGGCATTGCCGATGTCCGTTTAGCCGTCGAAGCGGGTGCCCAGACTGCCGAACAGTTTGGTCAGTATATTTCCTCTTCGGTGATTCCTCGCCCCCTGCCAAATTTGGAAGTCATTTTTCCGCTTGGGAAACACTTATCCCAACTTACCGATAACAACGGTTACAGCCGTCTCAGCAATCAAGCAGTTGGTTTATTAGAAACGCGGGGCTTTCCGGCGATGGTTGGAGCTTGTGACGCCATGCTCAAAGCAGCAGAAGTGTATCTGTCTTCCTACGAAACGATTGGCGGTGGTTTATGTACCGCGATTATTCGGGGTTCCGTGGCAGATGTCGCCGTGGCTGTCGAAGCGGGGATGCAAGAAGCCGAGAGGATTGGGGAATTTAATTCTTTAATGGTGATTCCTCGACCGTTGGACGACCTGGAGCAATGCCTGCCTGCGGCGGCTTGTTGGATAGAGGAGAAACCCCAACCCCTGAAATTGCCAGTCGCTATCAAGGAACAGGAAAAACAGCTGGTGGAATTGCCAGATTTAGCTAAGCTACCAATTCAGGTTCAAGAATAATTTAAATCTTAGATTGTGAATGTAGCACTCAGTAGAGAGGCTGAAAATTTCAGCCATAGGGAAAGCGTTGCACATTTATGACTCTGATGTTTGGGGGAAATCAGCCTGCAAAACACAGGATGAAAATGAATGATAACTTCCCAAACCAAGCATCAAGTAAATGTACAACGCCTTTAGGAAGGAAGACTGTTACTTTGTTCAGTGATTCAATCATAACCTTGAATCTTCATGGATAAAAGGTATTATTTGCGATAGGTACAATAGAGTTTTATCTATAACTGGCAGGAGAAGGGCGTTTGAAGCAGGCAACGCTACACCAGTTGAAGGTTTTTGAAGTGGTTGCTCGCCACGGGAGCTTTACCCGTGCGGCAGAAGAACTATTTCTCACCCAGCCTACTGTCTCTATGCAGGTGAAGCAACTCACCAAGGCTGTTGGGACACCGCTGTTTGAGCAGGTGGGCAAGCGCCTTTATCTTACAGACGCCGGACGCGAACTGATGGTAACGTGCCGGGAAGTCTTCGAGCGATTAGCTCAATTTGAGATGACTCTGGCTGAAATGAAAGGGCTGAAACAGGGAAATTTGCGGTTGAGTGTGATTACAACCACGAAGTATTTTATCCCGCGTTTATTAGGGCCATTTTGCCAGCGTTATCCGGGAATTGATATCGCCCTCCAAGTGACGAATCACGAGCGGATTCTGAGCCGTATGAGCGAGAATCTAGACGATTTGTATATTCTGAGCCAAATACCAGATCATCTGGATATCCGCTGCCACCCGTTTCTAGAAAACCCGTTGGTGGTGTTGGCACCTATCAATCATCCACTGGCTCAGCAAAAAAATATCCCTCTCTCTAGTCTGACGGGTGAGCCGTTTATTATGCGCGAGGCAGGATCGGGGACGCGCTCATCGGTGCAAAATTTATTCGAGCGGCATGAGGTTGCGGTGAAAGTCCGGTTGGAGTTGGGGAGTAATGAAGCGATCAAGCAAGCGATCGCAGGTGGCTTAGGGATCTCTGTCTTATCTCGCCACACGCTAGGGCTGGATGGTGTCAGCAGCGAACTCACTATCCTTGATGTGGAGGGTTTTCCCATTAGCCGTCATTGGTATATCGCTTATCCGGCTGGCAAACAACTCTCCGTTGTCGCTCGCACGTTTTTTGATTATCTCTTGGAAGAAGCGAAGCGAATTGCGGGGGAGACACCGGCAAGTAGTAATTAGATTTTCTGGGAAGCATTTGCCGTAAAGACTTAGCTGGAATTAAACCGGGGATAGGTGTA
Encoded here:
- a CDS encoding carbon dioxide concentrating mechanism protein, which encodes MKNFILHPLAGMKGKKEKFNSCSFSQKLFRHSLLSSPMHLPLLPPLGNSQVYVKGDVSIDDGAAIGPGAILQAAPDSKIIIAAGVCIGMGTILHAYEGTIEVETGAVLGAGVLVVGKSKIGANACIGSTTTVFNSNVESWQVVPPGSLFGDNTRQIADTPTADTPTADTPTAASSEAVLDPQVNQEDVPAASTGEETQNGQAIASTLSTSSSEDTPNELTPPSPTAGTPVYGQANLNRLLTTLFPHYKSANHPPKDTQSS
- a CDS encoding LysR family transcriptional regulator; the protein is MKQATLHQLKVFEVVARHGSFTRAAEELFLTQPTVSMQVKQLTKAVGTPLFEQVGKRLYLTDAGRELMVTCREVFERLAQFEMTLAEMKGLKQGNLRLSVITTTKYFIPRLLGPFCQRYPGIDIALQVTNHERILSRMSENLDDLYILSQIPDHLDIRCHPFLENPLVVLAPINHPLAQQKNIPLSSLTGEPFIMREAGSGTRSSVQNLFERHEVAVKVRLELGSNEAIKQAIAGGLGISVLSRHTLGLDGVSSELTILDVEGFPISRHWYIAYPAGKQLSVVARTFFDYLLEEAKRIAGETPASSN
- a CDS encoding EutN/CcmL family microcompartment protein, which encodes MQIAKVRGTVVSTHKEPGLRGVKLLLLQFIDEEGQILPQYEVAGDQVGAGIDEWVLVSRGSAARIVDGSEKRPLDAMVVAIIDTVSVDNRLLYSKKEQYR
- a CDS encoding ribulose bisphosphate carboxylase small subunit, which gives rise to MAARSFAAPPTPWSKSLAEPKIDASAYVHSFSNIIGDVRIGPQVLIAPGTSIRADEGAPFYIGEGTNIQDGVVVHGLEQGRVVGDDNQEYSVWVGKNASLTHMSLIHGPAYVGDNCFIGFRSTVFNARVGKGCIVMMHALIQDVEIPPGKYVPSGAVITNQQQADRLSDVQAQDTDFSRHVVGINEALRAGYLCAGDTACITPIRDEMSQPNQGGRDRRAATPASTSASFSGDLAQQVQSLLNQGYKISTEYANERRFRTSSWTSGKAIEARSASEAIAALEAIVAEHPGEYVRLIGIDSKAKRRVLEQIIQRPDGQAPTQAKATKTANTKSNNGSTQSPANTASFQGGDLAQQVQSLLNQGYKISTEYANERRFRTSSWTSGKAIEARSASEAIAALEAIVAEHPGEYVRLIGIDSKAKRRVLEQIIQRPGGQAPTQAKATKTANTKSNNGSAQSPANTASAQLGGDLAQQVQSLLNQGYKISTEYANERRFRTSSWTSGKAIEARSASEAIAALEAIVAEHPGEYVRLIGIDSKAKRRVLEQIIQRPDGAPTAKGANTAPGNSSTAKSSTASAPQIENSSLLNSEAIEQVRNILAQGYKIGTEHADERRFRTSSWHTCSPIETNREVEAIAALEACMASHAGEYVRFFGIDPKAKRRVNKPLLIQQPAKSGSR
- a CDS encoding BMC domain-containing protein, yielding MEVQQPGLARFERQSQSKSFKDTALGMVSTQSFPAIIGCADMMLKSAGVTLIGFEKIGSGYCTAIVRGGIADVRLAVEAGAQTAEQFGQYISSSVIPRPLPNLEVIFPLGKHLSQLTDNNGYSRLSNQAVGLLETRGFPAMVGACDAMLKAAEVYLSSYETIGGGLCTAIIRGSVADVAVAVEAGMQEAERIGEFNSLMVIPRPLDDLEQCLPAAACWIEEKPQPLKLPVAIKEQEKQLVELPDLAKLPIQVQE